The genomic region TCTGCCGCGCTATCGCCAGCTTGGTCAGCAGGATGGCCGCCTCGGCGCatgcctcgtccacctcctcgccgctctcctcgtcgCTCTCGGAGCGTGCGTCGGCACAACCGCCCCCGTCGTTCTGGGCTTCGTCGCCGCTGCTGctaccgctgccgctgccgcttccACTGCTCTGCCTAGGGCTCAGGTTGGAGGTCGGGCTCGACCGGCCGCCGCGGCGCTTCGCCTTGCTCCGCACGCACGACCGCACCACGTGGCACGCCACCTCGTTGCTCACCACGTCCCACAGGCCGTCGCTGGCGAGGATGAGGAACTCGTCCTCGCCGTCCTTCCTCTCCATGACCCGCACCTCCGGGTCGGCTATCACGAATGGCTTCAGGTAGCTGTCTCCGATGGCCCGGGACATGGCGAGCACGCCGAAGACGCGGGCGCCGTCCCAGAAGATGACGCGCCCTCCGGCCGCTTGGATCCGCTCGAACTCGTCGGGCCGATCCGGCTGATCAAAACGAATCAAACTACGGTTAGAACAACACGGAATTAAATCTTTATTAGCAGAGCTTAGAAGAAGAAGTTGGTTGTGGGCGCATACCTTGTGGTCGGATGACAGTGGGATGGCGGCGCCCCCGCGGCCGATGACCGCACGGCTGTCACCGCAGTTGGCGACGATGAGGTGGCGAgggccgacgacggcgacgacggccGTGGAGCCGACGTGGTCGCACTTGGGCAGCTGCAACTCGCACCGGCAGGTGGGCGCTCCGCTGGCCCTTGACCTTGAGCTCACGGCCTCGGCGTCCATCCGCGCGAAGCTCCTCTCCATGACACCCATCCACCGCTCCGCGTCGTCCGACCCCGACGAGCGGGcgccgccggcctcctcggcgACGATCTCGTGCATCCGCTCCCCGCACGACGTTGCAACCTACACGCACATGCAATTCCATCCATAAATACTCCCGAGTCAAAACAAAGCGCGAGCTGCACATGCGCGCTCTCCTTTCGGCGTAGAGATATGCTACTAGTAGATCAGAAGGATAGATTATTTGAAGCAAGGGTATATAGGGACTCACATGCGAGCAGCCATGGCCGTCGAAGACCCcgaagaagtggtggccggggaggAACTCGGGCCGGATAGACACGGCGTCCTCCATGTCCCTCCGGCGTCCGCACACCGAAGTCACGCCGTACCTggcgggctcgatctcctcctcgtCCGTCGAAGAGGATTCCTCCTCCAGCTTCCGCCTCTTCCTGGAGGTCTCCTCCGCGCCACGCTCGGCCACCAGTCTATGCCGCCGTATCTCCATCCTCCGGCGCCGCGCGCACCGGCTGCCGACGTGGGACTCGGCGCCCTTGccctccgcccccgcccccgccccctccGGCACGTCGCGGCGGATCTCCGACATGATTCACGAGCCCAACCAAGCTAGAGCAGGCAAGAACAAAGAGCTAAATATTTCTCCTCTCCGCTCCTCCGACGTTTGGCAAATGGCGATTTTGAAggggcagcgagcaagtggcgccTCCATATAAATGTGAGGGGGGCGGGGGGGGAGGGGGCTCGACGTGCCACGCGCCGGCCGCCCCGTACAGTTGTGCGATGGCGCGGGGGCCGTCGGGCGCGGCTCCACGTGACGCCCGCGCGTGGCCGGTACGTGCCGCGGGGACGCGTGTCGAGGCGCGGGCGCGTCCACCGGGCGGCAGCGAGCTGGGGCACGCGGCCGCGCTACACGAGTCGGGCGGACGGGCGGGCCGGAATCGCTTCCGCGTTTGGCGTTCGGCGCGGGCCGTGGGCGGGTGGGGACACGTGTGCGCGGCTCCGTGGCTGCTCTCGAGGGGCGGAGGGGCCAGGTCTACGTGGACGATCCGTGGAGGGATAAGAGGGAAAGCCGGCAGGAGGTACACGTGGAGGAGGCAAGGGGTGGTGTACGGGCCACGCTCTTCCGGCGCCGGCTCGTGTCCGGTCGCCGTCGTCCGCCATGCCAGTATGCCATGGCCCTGCCTAGCTAGCTAGCGCCTTTATGGCGCTGGGCCACACCATGCACGTAGTACTACGTGGATCCCTCGATGCCAATCCGACTTGCATGTTCTTCCACAGGCTTGATGATTTGTGACTTGTGTTCGTCAGAATCATGATGAATCTCTAGTTTCCTCTTGCTGTTTTACCTTGGTTTTGGAATATGCTCTGTCGTCTCTTTCACATTCTCCTCCTCTGCACGAGAAAGGACCCGCGCCGTTCGAGCGCGGTCCTAAGAGCAATCGGGCGGCAAACACATCTACCCCATGCCTCCCTCAATGCTCGAAGAAATATGGAAGTGCCATGCGAATCACGTGAAATCGCATCGAGACCACGCTAGCTGCTGGCGTCCATTTTGTGGTGACAATGCCATGT from Triticum aestivum cultivar Chinese Spring chromosome 4A, IWGSC CS RefSeq v2.1, whole genome shotgun sequence harbors:
- the LOC123085413 gene encoding probable protein phosphatase 2C 30; protein product: MSEIRRDVPEGAGAGAEGKGAESHVGSRCARRRRMEIRRHRLVAERGAEETSRKRRKLEEESSSTDEEEIEPARYGVTSVCGRRRDMEDAVSIRPEFLPGHHFFGVFDGHGCSHVATSCGERMHEIVAEEAGGARSSGSDDAERWMGVMERSFARMDAEAVSSRSRASGAPTCRCELQLPKCDHVGSTAVVAVVGPRHLIVANCGDSRAVIGRGGAAIPLSSDHKPDRPDEFERIQAAGGRVIFWDGARVFGVLAMSRAIGDSYLKPFVIADPEVRVMERKDGEDEFLILASDGLWDVVSNEVACHVVRSCVRSKAKRRGGRSSPTSNLSPRQSSGSGSGSGSSSGDEAQNDGGGCADARSESDEESGEEVDEACAEAAILLTKLAIARQSPDNVSVVVVNLRRRRPRF